The window CGTGGAGGCGCTCGACGAGGCCGCGCTGGCGCTCGCGGATGGCGTCGAGACCGACCTCGTGGTGCAGGTCGATGGCCTCCCGGAGCGCGGCGTAGGGTGCGAGGGAGTTGGTGCCGATCTCGAAGCGACGAGCGTCGGCGTGGTACGTCAGCCTGCCCGCCTCGGCATCGTACTGTTCGGCCGCGTAGTAGCCCAGGTGCCGGGGACGCCACCGCTCGGGGTCACGGACGTACAGGAACCCGGCCCCCCACACCCCCGCCAGCCACTTGTGACCGGCCGCGGCGACGAAGTCGGCGTCCCAGTCCTCGACGGGCATCGCCGCCTGCCCGGGGGACTGCACCGCGTCGACCAGCACCGCCGCGCCGGCGTCGTGGGCCACACGAGTGGCCCACTCGACATCGAGGTGGGTGCCGTGGAACCAGGAGATGCTGTTGAAGCAGACGAGGGTCGCCCCGTCGACGGCCTCGCGGTAGGCGTCGCGGTCGAAATGTCCGCCCGGGCAGGGCACCTCCCGGACCTCGATGCCCGCCTCGCGCAGGCGGTCCCACGGGAGCTCGCCGGCCGGGTGTTCGAGGTCGGTCCGGACGACGGTGTCACCCTCGGCCCAGTCGATGGCGTTGGCGACCCTGCTGATGCCGTCGGAGGTGGAGTCCGTGAGCGCGATCCGCTCGGCCGACGTGTCCAGCAGGTCGGAGACGGCCTCGCGCGTCGCGGTGAACTGCTCGCCCGCGTAGCCGTACGGGTCCGCGACCGAGTGGGCGTGGCGCTCGTGGCGGCGCTGTTCCTCGCGGGCGGCGGCGAGCACGCGCTCTGGCGCGGGCCCGCTGGCGCCCCAGTTCAGGTACGCGGTGCCGTCGAGGTCGATGTCGGCGACGACGTCGGCCGGGTCCATATGCGACGGTTCGGGCGGGAGGGTCAAGAAGCCGCCCCGTCGGGCGCCGCGACATCGCGGAGTTCGAAGCGGGCCCCGCCGGTCGCGCTGTCGACGACGTGGACGCTCCAGCCGTGGGCCGTGGCGATCTCCTCGACGATGGCCAGCCCGACCCCGTCACCCGACTCGGCCTCCGAGTGGCCGAGGTCGAAGACGGACGCGCGGCGCTCGGCGGGGATGCCCCGGCCGTTGTCGGCGACGTAGAAGCCGTCGGTGTCGGGGGCGTCGAGGCAGCCGACCCGGACGACGAGTTCGTCGGGCGCGGCGACCACCGGATTGTCGGTAACCGCGTGCTCGACCGCGTTGGCGAACAGGTTCTCGAGCAGCTGTCGGAGCCGCGAGGGGTCGGCCAGGACCCGGCAGTCCGTCTCCACCGAGAGGGTCGCGTCGGCGGCGTCCCGGCCGGGGATGGTCGCCCAGGCGTCCTCGGCGAGCGACCCGAGCGCGACCGGCTCCAGTTCGTCGACCGCCCGGCCCTCCCGGGCCAGCGTGAGGAGGTCCGCGATGAGGTCGTCCATCCGTTCGAGTGCGGTCTCGGCGTCGTCGAGATGGTCGAGGTCGGCGGTCTCGCGGGCGAGTTCGACGCGGCCACGGGCGACGTTGAGCGGGTTCCGGAGGTCGTGGCTGACGACGGTGGCGAACTCGTCGAGCTGTTCGTTGCGCCGCTCCAGCTCGGCGGTCCGCTCGGTGCGGTCGCTCACGTCCCGGAGGGCGCCGACCAGCCGGGCCGGCTCCCCGCCCGAGCGGACCACCTCCCCGCCGTCGACGACGCTCGCGTACGACCCGTCGGCACGCCGGACGCGGTACCGACACTCGAACGTGTCCGCCTCGCCGGCCTCGGCGGGATGCCAGGCCTCCTCGACGGCCGCGCGGTCCGCCGGACGGACCTGCTCCAGCCACCACTCGCGGTCGTAGTCGCCGTCGCGGTCGTACCCGAGCGTGGCCTCGACGCCGGCACCCCACCGGATGGTCCCGGTGTCGAGGTCGCGTTCCCAGACCACGTCCGAGACGGCCCGCCCCGCGAGTTCGTACCGCTCGCGACCCCGTTCGAGCGCGGCCCGCTCCCGGTAGCGCCGGGCGTAGCCCACCGCGCGGCCGGCCAGTAGCGCGAACGGGTTCGTCCCGCTGCGGCGGAGGTAGTCGGTGGCGCCACGTCCGAGCGCCTCGCTGGCGAGCCGCTCGTCGCCCTCGGCGGCGAACAGGACGAACGGGAGTTCGGCGTGTGACTCGCGTACCCGGTCCAGCAGCGCCAGCCCCGACTCGTCGTCGACCGCGTCCGTACAGACCACACAGTGGACCGCCGAGTCCGAGAGCGTCGACAGCGCGGCTGCGCCGCTGGTCGCCGTCGCGACATCGACACGGTATCGCCCGAACGCCCGTCCCAGCAGCGCCAGCTGGGTCGAGTCGGCGGCCACACAGAGCACCCGGAGGTCGTCGCCTGCCACGAACGAGTGTGGATTGTCCGCGACACCCCATAAATACCACCCTGCATACAGGGCAGATAACGCAGCTATTTGAGGCCGTGGGACCCCCGCAAGCGGTATGTGCCGACCGGCCCACCGTACGGGCGTGCCGACCGCAACCGCCGACGACGGGACGACACTGCGCTACGCCGTGGCTGGCGAGGGGGCCGACCCGCCGGTCGCGCTCGTCAACGACGCCGGCTTCGGGGCGTGGGCCTGGGGCTGGCAGCACGAGCCGCTGGCGGGGCGCCGTCGCGTCGTCACCTACGACCACCGCGGCACCGGCGACTCCGGCGCCGGGGGAGCGACGGACATCGACACCCTGGTGGGCGACCTGAGCGCAGTGCTCGCGGCCGCGGACGCCAAGCCCGCCCACCTCGTCGGTTTCGGGCTGGGGGGCGCCGTCGCGATGCGCTACGCGCGCGACCGCGGCGTCCGCTCGCTCGCGCTCGTGGGGACCTGCGCGGGCGACGACATCGACGAGGACGGACTCGGGCGCTGCTACCCGGACGGGGCCGACGAGGCCGCCGTTCGTGCGACGCTGCCCGCGCTGTTCTCCGACGCGTTCCGTGATGCCGACCCGTCCCTGCTGGAGCGGGTGGTCGACTGGCGCCGGGCCGAGGACGCCCGTCCCCGGGCGCGCCGGGCGCAGGTGGACGCGTGGCTCGACTTCGAGCCCGAACCGCTGTACGAGTTGACCACCCCGTCGTTCGTCCTCCAGGGGACCGGCGACCCGGCCGTCGGCCGCCGGACGGCCGAACGGCTCGCCGAGGACCTCCCGCGCGGTCGATTCGAGGCCATCGCCGGCCGCCGGCTGGCCCACGTGGAGTCCTCGCGTCCCGTCAACGACGCGCTGGCGGCGTTCTTCGACGAGGTGGACGATGGGGGGTGACGAGGCTCCCGACGGCGACAGCCCCTACGAACCCGACGCGGCCGCGGGCCCGCGGACGGACGACGAGGCGGGCCCGCCCCACGTCTCCCGCCTCGACCTCGGCGCCGTCCGTGCCAACCGGGCCCGCGAGCTGGCCGGCGTCGAGCGCGCGGAGTGGGCCGGCGTCCTCGTCCCGGTCATCGAGCGTCGCGACGGCCACCACCTCCTGTTCACCGAGCGCGCGGCCGACATGCGCAACCACGCGGGCGAGATGAGCTTTCCGGGGGGTGGTTACGAGGCCGACGACGGCGACCTGGAGACGACCGCGCTCCGTGAAGCGAAGGAGGAGATCGGCCTCGAACCGATGACTGCCGACGTGGTCGGCCCGCTGGACGACCTCCCCGGCCCGTACGGCCACGTCGTCCGGCCGTTCGTGGCCACGGTGCCCGACCGCGTCTACGACCCCAACGAGCGCGAGGTCGCGGCGGTGGTCGTCATCTCGGTGTCGGACCTGACGGCGCCGGGCGTCTACGAGAACGAGACCCGGAGCCACCCCGACCGCGGGACCGCACGACTACCCTTCTTCCGCGTCGACGGGCACGTCGTGTGGGGACTGACCGGATTCATCGTCCGCACGTTGCTGGACCTGACGACCGACTGGGACCCGCCGGACCGCGGGGAGCGGCTGGGTCCGCGGCCCGACGAGGGACACGACGCTCCCGGCGAGTGGCCGAACAGGAAGGGGTGACGGAGCCCCCGGGTCAGTTCCCACCGCCGGGGACGATGGGAATCTCCGGAAGCGCGCCCAGTTTGGGTAGCCCGTCGTAATCGGGCTGACAGGTCGTCGCGTCGCAGTCGAGGCTGACACCGACATTAGACCCGAAGAGGTCGACTGCGACCGACCGGCTGCTGTTCCCGACGCCGAGTTCGTTCCGGGTCTCGACATCGACGCCGAGGAGACTCGGGCTCTCGTCGCCACGGAGCGAGAGTCCGAGGGAACCCGTAACGACACCGTCCTGCTGTGTCAGTCGGCCGTTCGCCTGCGCGTACTCGTACTCCTCGTCTCCGGCGGAGAGTTCGAGGACGCCGTCCTGCTTCTCCCGGTCGAGGACGGTCGCGAACGTTCCGTCGAGTCCGGGGCCGCCGTTCGACAGGCCAGCCTCGAACGTCCGGAGCGCGCTGATGCCGTTCTGGAAGCTCTGTGCGCCATCCGTCTCGAACGTCGGCTCACCCTGGTACTCCTCGTACGGGGTCGCGGGGTCGGCGACCGGCTCCAGCAGGGGCTTGCTCACGTCGCAAGGGGCGGGCACGACGCCGTACGCCAGCCCGAGCACCGCCTCGTTGCTCAGAATCTGCGTCGGCAGTCCCGGCACCAGGTCCGGCGGGAGGTCCGTCAGCCC of the Haloglomus salinum genome contains:
- a CDS encoding aminotransferase class V-fold PLP-dependent enzyme produces the protein MDPADVVADIDLDGTAYLNWGASGPAPERVLAAAREEQRRHERHAHSVADPYGYAGEQFTATREAVSDLLDTSAERIALTDSTSDGISRVANAIDWAEGDTVVRTDLEHPAGELPWDRLREAGIEVREVPCPGGHFDRDAYREAVDGATLVCFNSISWFHGTHLDVEWATRVAHDAGAAVLVDAVQSPGQAAMPVEDWDADFVAAAGHKWLAGVWGAGFLYVRDPERWRPRHLGYYAAEQYDAEAGRLTYHADARRFEIGTNSLAPYAALREAIDLHHEVGLDAIRERQRGLVERLHDGLDDGLVSPRDPESGLVTFDRGDEAAARDLVERAKGADVVVRSVPRDGWVRASVHAFNTEAEVDRLVELL
- a CDS encoding ATP-binding response regulator, whose protein sequence is MAGDDLRVLCVAADSTQLALLGRAFGRYRVDVATATSGAAALSTLSDSAVHCVVCTDAVDDESGLALLDRVRESHAELPFVLFAAEGDERLASEALGRGATDYLRRSGTNPFALLAGRAVGYARRYRERAALERGRERYELAGRAVSDVVWERDLDTGTIRWGAGVEATLGYDRDGDYDREWWLEQVRPADRAAVEEAWHPAEAGEADTFECRYRVRRADGSYASVVDGGEVVRSGGEPARLVGALRDVSDRTERTAELERRNEQLDEFATVVSHDLRNPLNVARGRVELARETADLDHLDDAETALERMDDLIADLLTLAREGRAVDELEPVALGSLAEDAWATIPGRDAADATLSVETDCRVLADPSRLRQLLENLFANAVEHAVTDNPVVAAPDELVVRVGCLDAPDTDGFYVADNGRGIPAERRASVFDLGHSEAESGDGVGLAIVEEIATAHGWSVHVVDSATGGARFELRDVAAPDGAAS
- a CDS encoding alpha/beta fold hydrolase, encoding MPTATADDGTTLRYAVAGEGADPPVALVNDAGFGAWAWGWQHEPLAGRRRVVTYDHRGTGDSGAGGATDIDTLVGDLSAVLAAADAKPAHLVGFGLGGAVAMRYARDRGVRSLALVGTCAGDDIDEDGLGRCYPDGADEAAVRATLPALFSDAFRDADPSLLERVVDWRRAEDARPRARRAQVDAWLDFEPEPLYELTTPSFVLQGTGDPAVGRRTAERLAEDLPRGRFEAIAGRRLAHVESSRPVNDALAAFFDEVDDGG
- a CDS encoding NUDIX hydrolase; the encoded protein is MGGDEAPDGDSPYEPDAAAGPRTDDEAGPPHVSRLDLGAVRANRARELAGVERAEWAGVLVPVIERRDGHHLLFTERAADMRNHAGEMSFPGGGYEADDGDLETTALREAKEEIGLEPMTADVVGPLDDLPGPYGHVVRPFVATVPDRVYDPNEREVAAVVVISVSDLTAPGVYENETRSHPDRGTARLPFFRVDGHVVWGLTGFIVRTLLDLTTDWDPPDRGERLGPRPDEGHDAPGEWPNRKG